From Daucus carota subsp. sativus chromosome 6, DH1 v3.0, whole genome shotgun sequence, the proteins below share one genomic window:
- the LOC108227272 gene encoding uncharacterized protein LOC108227272 isoform X1: MGHKKRGAAPRSKTSPAIDSGNGVVAGGELDGNCSLDLSIRRNESNEVVVSKVKGSELGVSNYGAIKLECERALNALARGNHTKALRLMKDMCVRNENSPYLALIYRVQGTVCVKVASVIDDSNTKQRHLRNAVESARKAVVLSPNSIEFAHFYANLMYEAASEAKDYEEVVQECERALGIENPVDPGKESLQDESQLKLSTLDSRVSHVQNELRSLIQKSNIASLSSWMKNLNNGEEKFRLIPIRRATEDPMEVKMAQSRRPNEIKKATKTPEERRKEIEVRVAAARLLQQKTESPQSQNEGDKVIETSSGSGQRASERRKNVRKTASSAERKDLVQSFWKCMSLEMKKDLFKIKVSDIKAHFSSSKEGLACEVLSEALSFAEVNKGWKFWACCRCGEKFASSELHIDHVNQEHLGILLPKMQALLPQNIGKESTDLLLNCPWKPLDINAAVILLEKHSNGQASDEQKDLFADSCVYEDAWDSSQRLGEICNDINTESKQYDNISDMKWMDYNENPDGKTTFLPDNWPLFDDSERAKLLEKIHSILDLLIQHKYLAQSHLSKVIQFAMDELQGLSAGSRLFNYGVDLTSVCICFLGAPELKKIHAFLQELSHSCGVGRYSEKSNSVDDFSSSSQAVDIVEKVVFDECESCLLFDEHFLPWEVHPTTCHDVLPADATRSFSSRESSENRHVTDEDALLSWIFTGSSCGEQLAIWKRNRDEKAHQGVEILQTLEKEFHHQQSLCERKSEHLNYEEALQMVEDICLEEGKKKENATDSVSRSYESVLMKRREELIKSDSDGLLISNRIELDAISNVLKEAESLDVNHFGFDETYAGVNSPFCDPESGEEADWKTKDYLHQVNSCIEVAIQRQKEHLSIELSKIDARIMRNASGMEELKVKLDPVSAYDYQSILVPLIKSFMRARLEDLAEKDATQKSDAAREAFLAELDLDLKKGIGGVSDNTKHLHEKSKERKKNKDSRKTKDHKVSGSSELHMLNHGTAEQTMSVFASNVSHPDLETVAGTAIESNNQEELRRKIELEAEERKLEETLDYQRRIENEAKQKHLAEQHKKSAAVSEEVAVGLPDDYFTHSANDKKVHGQIKHRRQESSGQSAGFSNLSEPVPEDPGEEASQFIGITNDHLYHERTKQSLPDEATRNNGVFISEGGRKGRRGKRHKNSTNLADGKLQPLPSETEIAEAGRSHSHESTRDADSSESNSKTLRQIHSEEDDEERFQADLQRAVRQSLDTFHAHKNFPSSRMPRKLLSEPGNGEVLSHETTNESVNGAEAYGLGLKNEVGEYNCFLNVIIQSLWHITRFREEFLRKSLSGHVHVGDPCVICALFDIFNALSMASTDLKREAVAPTPLRIALSNLYPESNFFQEAQMNDASEVLGVIFDCLHRSFTSGLDISNNEIVGSNNLSSWDCANDACVAHNLFGMNISERLNCYNCGLESKFMKYTSFFHNINASALRTIKVLSPESSFGELLKFVEMNDQYTCDPESKGCGKFNYKHHFLSSPPHVFTTVLGWQNTCENIDDIRATLAALATEIDIGVLYQGLDLNNRHCLISVVCYYGQHYFCFAYSHDHERWIMYDDKTVKVIGGWDDVILMCERGHLQPQVLFFEDVN; this comes from the exons ATGGGGCATAAGAAGCGAGGGGCTGCTCCTCGCTCGAAGACGTCACCGGCGATTGATTCCGGTAACGGAGTTGTTGCTGGTGGTGAATTGGATGGGAATTGTAGTTTAGATTTGTCGATTCGACGGAATGAATCGAATGAAGTAGTGGTTAGTAAAGTTAAGGGGAGTGAATTAGGTGTTTCTAATTATGGTGCTATTAAGTTGGAGTGTGAGCGGGCGTTGAATGCGCTTGCGAGGGGGAATCATACGAAAGCCCTAAGGCTTATGAAGGATATGTGTGTGAGGAATGAGAATTCGCCGTATTTGGCGTTGATTTATCGAGTGCAGGGGACGGTGTGTGTGAAGGTGGCGTCGGTTATAGATGATTCAAATACGAAGCAGAGGCATTTGAGGAATGCGGTGGAGAGTGCGAGGAAGGCAGTGGTGTTGTCACCGAATTCAATTGAGTTTGCGCATTTTTATGCGAATTTGATGTATGAGGCTGCGAGTGAGGCGAAGGATTACGAGGAGGTGGTGCAAGAGTGTGAGAGGGCTTTGGGGATTGAGAATCCTGTTGATCCGGGGAAGGAGAGTTTGCAGGATGAGAGTCAGTTGAAGTTGTCTACACTTGATTCGAGGGTGTCACATGTGCAGAATGAGCTGAGGTCGTTGATTCAGAAGTCGAATATTGCTTCGCTTTCATCGTGGATGAAGAATCTTAATAACGGGGAGGAGAAGTTTCGGTTGATTCCGATTAGGAGGGCTACGGAGGACCCAATGGAGGTGAAAATGGCTCAATCACGGAGGCCTAATGAGATTAAGAAGGCAACTAAGACGCCCGAGGAGAGGAGGAAAGAGATTGAAGTTCGGGTTGCTGCTGCACGGTTGTTGCAGCAAAAGACGGAGTCACCTCAATCCCAAAATGAAGGTGATAAGGTTATAGAAACCTCTTCAGGATCTGGTCAGCGAGCCAGTGAGCGGAGAAAGAATGTCAGAAAAACTGCATCTTCTGCTGAAAGAAAGGATTTGGTTCAATCTTTTTGGAAATGTATGAGTTTGGAAATGAAGAAAgacttgtttaaaataaaagtcTCGGATATAAAAGCACATTTCAGCTCGTCAAAGGAGGGGCTGGCATGTGAAGTCCTTTCAGAAGCTTTATCATTTGCTGAAGTTAATAAAGGGTGGAAGTTTTGGGCGTGCTGCCGTTGCGGCGAGAAGTTTGCCAGCTCTGAGTTGCATATTGACCATGTTAATCAGGAGCACTTGGGCATCCTGTTGCCTAAAATGCAGGCACTTTTGCCCCAAAATATTGGAAAAGAGTCAACTGACTTGCTTCTCAACTGTCCTTGGAAACCATTGGACATCAATGCCGCAGTGATTTTGCTTGAGAAACATTCAAATGGTCAAGCATCTGATGAACAGAAGGACTTGTTCGCGGACAGTTGTGTCTATGAAGATGCATGGGATTCATCCCAGAGATTGGGTGAAATATGCAATGACATAAATACGGAGAGCAAACAATATGATAATATTTCTGACATGAAGTGGATGGACTACAATGAAAATCCAGATGGCAAGACAACCTTTCTTCCTGATAACTGGCCATTGTTCGATGATTCTGAACGTGCAAAGCTCCTTGAGAAAATTCATTCTATACTGGACTTGTTAATTCAACATAAATACCTGGCCCAAAGCCATCTCAGTAAGGTGATACAGTTTGCAATGGATGAGTTGCAGGGGCTTTCGGCTGGTTCTCGGCTTTTTAACTATGGAGTTGACCTGACATCTGTATGCATATGCTTTTTAGGTGCTCCTGAGCTGAAGAAAATACATGCATTCTTACAGGAGCTATCTCATTCTTGTGGGGTAGGTAGATATTCTGAGAAGAGTAATTCTGTGGATGACTTTAGCAGTAGTAGCCAAGCTGTTGATATTGTAGAAAAGgtagtttttgatgaatgtGAATCATGCCTTTTGTTTGATGAGCATTTCTTGCCTTGGGAGGTACATCCAACCACATGCCATGATGTTCTTCCAGCTGATGCAACTAGATCATTTTCATCCCGTGAATCTTCTGAGAATAGGCATGTTACCGATGAAGATGCTTTATTATCCTGGATATTTACAGGTTCCAGTTGTGGTGAACAGTTGGCTATCTGGAAACGAAATAGAGATGAAAAAGCACATCAGGGAGTGGAAATTCTTCAGACACTTGAGAAGGAATTTCACCACCAGCAAAGCTTGTGTGAGAGAAAAAGTGAGCATCTAAATTATGAGGAGGCATTGCAAATGGTAGAGGATATCTGTCTTGAGGAaggtaaaaaaaaagagaatgcCACTGATTCTGTTTCCCGAAGTTATGAGTCCGTCTTAATGAAGCGACGGGAAGAACTCATTAAAAGTGACAGTGATGGTTTGCTCATCAGCAATAGGATTGAACTGGATGCAATCTCTAATGTTTTAAAAGAAGCAGAATCTTTGGATGTCAACCATTTTGGATTTGACGAGACTTATGCTGGTGTGAATTCTCCTTTTTGTGACCCAGAATCTGGTGAAGAGGCTGACTGGAAGACAAAGGACTATCTGCATCAAGTGAACTCTTGTATTGAGGTCGCAATCCAGAGACAAAAAGAACACTTGTCTATTGAG CTCAGCAAAATTGATGCTCGAATTATGCGCAATGCTAGTGGGATGGAAGAACTAAAAGTCAAGCTTGATCCTGTTTCTGCCTATGATTATCAATCAATATTAGTACCTCTAATAAAGTCATTTATGAGG GCACGGTTGGAAGATCTTGCAGAAAAAGACGCGACACAGAAATCAGATGCTGCTAGAGAAGCATTTTTAGCAGAACTTGATTTAGACTTGAAAAAGGGCATAGGTGGAGTATCTGATAATACAAAACATCTGCATGAGAAATCTAAGGAGAGAAAGAAGAATAAGGATTCCAGAAAAACCAAGGACCATAAA GTTTCTGGTAGCAGTGAACTGCATATGCTGAACCATGGGACTGCTGAACAGAC AATGTCAGTATTTGCAAGTAATGTGAGTCATCCAGATCTTGAAACTGTTGCTGGGACTGCTATTGAGTCAAATAACCAGGAAGAACTAAGAAGGAAGATCGAGCTTGAAGCAGAAGAAAGGAAACTTGAAGAAACCTTGGATTATCAACGACGAATTGAAAATGAGGCTAAGCAGAAGCACCTCGCTGAGCAACATAAAAAATCTGCAGCAGTTTCAGAGGAGGTGGCAGTTGGATTGCCAGATGATTATTTCACACACAGTGCTAATGATAAAAAGGTGCATGGACAAATAAAACACCGTAGGCAG GAATCGTCGGGTCAGAGTGCTGGATTTTCAAATCTCTCAGAACCTGTGCCTGAAGACCCTGGAGAGGAAGCATCCCAGTTTATTGGTATCACCAATGACCATCTTTATCATGAAAGAACTAAACAAA GCTTACCTGATGAAGCTACTCGAAACAATGGTGTTTTTATTTCCGAGGGGGGACGCAAGGGAAGGAGGGGTAAACGCCATAAAAATTCGACAAACTTGGCTGATGGAAAGTTGCAACCTCTGCCATCTGAGACTGAAATTGCTGAAGCAGGAAGATCCCATTCACATGAAAGTACTCGTG ATGCTGATTCTTCTGAGAGTAATTCAAAAACACTAAGACAAATACATTCAGAGGAGGACGATGAGGAGAGATTTCAAGCGGACCTTCAAAGAGCTGTGCGCCAAAGCCTTG ATACATTCCATGCACACAAGAACTTTCCAAGTTCAAGGATGCCCCGGAAATTATTATCAGAACCGGGTAATGGCGAAGTTTTGTCTCATGAGACTACTAACGAAAGTGTCAATGGGGCAGAAGCATATGGCTTAGGTCTAAAAAATGAAGTCGGGGAATACAATTGTTTTCTAAATGTTATCATACAG TCCTTATGGCACATAACACGTTTTCGTGAAGAGTTCTTGAGAAAATCACTGTCGGGGCATGTTCATGTTGGCGATCCTTGTGTTATTTGTgctttatttgatatttttaatgcCTTGAGCATGGCATCCACAGACTTGAAGAGAGAGGCTGTTGCCCCAACTCCCTTAAGGATTGCTTTAAGCAACCTTTATCCTGAAAGCAACTTCTTTCAAGAG GCTCAAATGAATGATGCGTCTGAagttttaggagtgatatttgACTGTCTACATCGCTCATTCACATCCGGCCTGGATATTTCTAATAATGAAATTGTTGGAAGCAACAACCTGAGTTCATGGGACTGTGCAAATGACGCCTGTGTGGCACACAATCTTTTCGGAATGAATATTTCTGAAAGACTGAACTGCTATAATTGTGGTTTGGAgtcaaaatttatgaaatacacatctttttttcataatataaatGCCAGTGCCCTCCGCACTATAAAG GTTCTGAGTCCTGAAAGTTCCTTCGGTGAGCTTCTTAAATTTGTTGAAATGAATGACCAGTACACTTGTGATCCAGAATCTAAAGGCTGTGGAAAGTTTAACTACAAGCATCATTTCCTTTCGTCCCCGCCTCATGTTTTTACAACAG TTTTGGGATGGCAGAATACATGTGAAAACATTGATGACATTAGAGCTACATTGGCAGCATTAGCTACTGAGATAGACATTGGTGTTCTCTATCAAGGCCTTGATCTGAATAATCGACATTGCTTAATTTCAGTG GTTTGCTATTATGGGCaacattatttttgttttgcatACAGTCATGATCATGAACGGTGGATTATGTATGATGATAAAACCGTCAAG GTGATTGGTGGTTGGGATGATGTTATTCTGATGTGTGAAAGAGGACATCTGCAACCTCAGGTGCTCTTTTTCGAAGATGTAAACTAG
- the LOC108227272 gene encoding uncharacterized protein LOC108227272 isoform X2 — protein sequence MGHKKRGAAPRSKTSPAIDSGNGVVAGGELDGNCSLDLSIRRNESNEVVVSKVKGSELGVSNYGAIKLECERALNALARGNHTKALRLMKDMCVRNENSPYLALIYRVQGTVCVKVASVIDDSNTKQRHLRNAVESARKAVVLSPNSIEFAHFYANLMYEAASEAKDYEEVVQECERALGIENPVDPGKESLQDESQLKLSTLDSRVSHVQNELRSLIQKSNIASLSSWMKNLNNGEEKFRLIPIRRATEDPMEVKMAQSRRPNEIKKATKTPEERRKEIEVRVAAARLLQQKTESPQSQNEGDKVIETSSGSGQRASERRKNVRKTASSAERKDLVQSFWKCMSLEMKKDLFKIKVSDIKAHFSSSKEGLACEVLSEALSFAEVNKGWKFWACCRCGEKFASSELHIDHVNQEHLGILLPKMQALLPQNIGKESTDLLLNCPWKPLDINAAVILLEKHSNGQASDEQKDLFADSCVYEDAWDSSQRLGEICNDINTESKQYDNISDMKWMDYNENPDGKTTFLPDNWPLFDDSERAKLLEKIHSILDLLIQHKYLAQSHLSKVIQFAMDELQGLSAGSRLFNYGVDLTSVCICFLGAPELKKIHAFLQELSHSCGVGRYSEKSNSVDDFSSSSQAVDIVEKVVFDECESCLLFDEHFLPWEVHPTTCHDVLPADATRSFSSRESSENRHVTDEDALLSWIFTGSSCGEQLAIWKRNRDEKAHQGVEILQTLEKEFHHQQSLCERKSEHLNYEEALQMVEDICLEEGKKKENATDSVSRSYESVLMKRREELIKSDSDGLLISNRIELDAISNVLKEAESLDVNHFGFDETYAGVNSPFCDPESGEEADWKTKDYLHQVNSCIEVAIQRQKEHLSIELSKIDARIMRNASGMEELKVKLDPVSAYDYQSILVPLIKSFMRARLEDLAEKDATQKSDAAREAFLAELDLDLKKGIGGVSDNTKHLHEKSKERKKNKDSRKTKDHKVSGSSELHMLNHGTAEQTMSVFASNVSHPDLETVAGTAIESNNQEELRRKIELEAEERKLEETLDYQRRIENEAKQKHLAEQHKKSAAVSEEVAVGLPDDYFTHSANDKKVHGQIKHRRQESSGQSAGFSNLSEPVPEDPGEEASQFIGLPDEATRNNGVFISEGGRKGRRGKRHKNSTNLADGKLQPLPSETEIAEAGRSHSHESTRDADSSESNSKTLRQIHSEEDDEERFQADLQRAVRQSLDTFHAHKNFPSSRMPRKLLSEPGNGEVLSHETTNESVNGAEAYGLGLKNEVGEYNCFLNVIIQSLWHITRFREEFLRKSLSGHVHVGDPCVICALFDIFNALSMASTDLKREAVAPTPLRIALSNLYPESNFFQEAQMNDASEVLGVIFDCLHRSFTSGLDISNNEIVGSNNLSSWDCANDACVAHNLFGMNISERLNCYNCGLESKFMKYTSFFHNINASALRTIKVLSPESSFGELLKFVEMNDQYTCDPESKGCGKFNYKHHFLSSPPHVFTTVLGWQNTCENIDDIRATLAALATEIDIGVLYQGLDLNNRHCLISVVCYYGQHYFCFAYSHDHERWIMYDDKTVKVIGGWDDVILMCERGHLQPQVLFFEDVN from the exons ATGGGGCATAAGAAGCGAGGGGCTGCTCCTCGCTCGAAGACGTCACCGGCGATTGATTCCGGTAACGGAGTTGTTGCTGGTGGTGAATTGGATGGGAATTGTAGTTTAGATTTGTCGATTCGACGGAATGAATCGAATGAAGTAGTGGTTAGTAAAGTTAAGGGGAGTGAATTAGGTGTTTCTAATTATGGTGCTATTAAGTTGGAGTGTGAGCGGGCGTTGAATGCGCTTGCGAGGGGGAATCATACGAAAGCCCTAAGGCTTATGAAGGATATGTGTGTGAGGAATGAGAATTCGCCGTATTTGGCGTTGATTTATCGAGTGCAGGGGACGGTGTGTGTGAAGGTGGCGTCGGTTATAGATGATTCAAATACGAAGCAGAGGCATTTGAGGAATGCGGTGGAGAGTGCGAGGAAGGCAGTGGTGTTGTCACCGAATTCAATTGAGTTTGCGCATTTTTATGCGAATTTGATGTATGAGGCTGCGAGTGAGGCGAAGGATTACGAGGAGGTGGTGCAAGAGTGTGAGAGGGCTTTGGGGATTGAGAATCCTGTTGATCCGGGGAAGGAGAGTTTGCAGGATGAGAGTCAGTTGAAGTTGTCTACACTTGATTCGAGGGTGTCACATGTGCAGAATGAGCTGAGGTCGTTGATTCAGAAGTCGAATATTGCTTCGCTTTCATCGTGGATGAAGAATCTTAATAACGGGGAGGAGAAGTTTCGGTTGATTCCGATTAGGAGGGCTACGGAGGACCCAATGGAGGTGAAAATGGCTCAATCACGGAGGCCTAATGAGATTAAGAAGGCAACTAAGACGCCCGAGGAGAGGAGGAAAGAGATTGAAGTTCGGGTTGCTGCTGCACGGTTGTTGCAGCAAAAGACGGAGTCACCTCAATCCCAAAATGAAGGTGATAAGGTTATAGAAACCTCTTCAGGATCTGGTCAGCGAGCCAGTGAGCGGAGAAAGAATGTCAGAAAAACTGCATCTTCTGCTGAAAGAAAGGATTTGGTTCAATCTTTTTGGAAATGTATGAGTTTGGAAATGAAGAAAgacttgtttaaaataaaagtcTCGGATATAAAAGCACATTTCAGCTCGTCAAAGGAGGGGCTGGCATGTGAAGTCCTTTCAGAAGCTTTATCATTTGCTGAAGTTAATAAAGGGTGGAAGTTTTGGGCGTGCTGCCGTTGCGGCGAGAAGTTTGCCAGCTCTGAGTTGCATATTGACCATGTTAATCAGGAGCACTTGGGCATCCTGTTGCCTAAAATGCAGGCACTTTTGCCCCAAAATATTGGAAAAGAGTCAACTGACTTGCTTCTCAACTGTCCTTGGAAACCATTGGACATCAATGCCGCAGTGATTTTGCTTGAGAAACATTCAAATGGTCAAGCATCTGATGAACAGAAGGACTTGTTCGCGGACAGTTGTGTCTATGAAGATGCATGGGATTCATCCCAGAGATTGGGTGAAATATGCAATGACATAAATACGGAGAGCAAACAATATGATAATATTTCTGACATGAAGTGGATGGACTACAATGAAAATCCAGATGGCAAGACAACCTTTCTTCCTGATAACTGGCCATTGTTCGATGATTCTGAACGTGCAAAGCTCCTTGAGAAAATTCATTCTATACTGGACTTGTTAATTCAACATAAATACCTGGCCCAAAGCCATCTCAGTAAGGTGATACAGTTTGCAATGGATGAGTTGCAGGGGCTTTCGGCTGGTTCTCGGCTTTTTAACTATGGAGTTGACCTGACATCTGTATGCATATGCTTTTTAGGTGCTCCTGAGCTGAAGAAAATACATGCATTCTTACAGGAGCTATCTCATTCTTGTGGGGTAGGTAGATATTCTGAGAAGAGTAATTCTGTGGATGACTTTAGCAGTAGTAGCCAAGCTGTTGATATTGTAGAAAAGgtagtttttgatgaatgtGAATCATGCCTTTTGTTTGATGAGCATTTCTTGCCTTGGGAGGTACATCCAACCACATGCCATGATGTTCTTCCAGCTGATGCAACTAGATCATTTTCATCCCGTGAATCTTCTGAGAATAGGCATGTTACCGATGAAGATGCTTTATTATCCTGGATATTTACAGGTTCCAGTTGTGGTGAACAGTTGGCTATCTGGAAACGAAATAGAGATGAAAAAGCACATCAGGGAGTGGAAATTCTTCAGACACTTGAGAAGGAATTTCACCACCAGCAAAGCTTGTGTGAGAGAAAAAGTGAGCATCTAAATTATGAGGAGGCATTGCAAATGGTAGAGGATATCTGTCTTGAGGAaggtaaaaaaaaagagaatgcCACTGATTCTGTTTCCCGAAGTTATGAGTCCGTCTTAATGAAGCGACGGGAAGAACTCATTAAAAGTGACAGTGATGGTTTGCTCATCAGCAATAGGATTGAACTGGATGCAATCTCTAATGTTTTAAAAGAAGCAGAATCTTTGGATGTCAACCATTTTGGATTTGACGAGACTTATGCTGGTGTGAATTCTCCTTTTTGTGACCCAGAATCTGGTGAAGAGGCTGACTGGAAGACAAAGGACTATCTGCATCAAGTGAACTCTTGTATTGAGGTCGCAATCCAGAGACAAAAAGAACACTTGTCTATTGAG CTCAGCAAAATTGATGCTCGAATTATGCGCAATGCTAGTGGGATGGAAGAACTAAAAGTCAAGCTTGATCCTGTTTCTGCCTATGATTATCAATCAATATTAGTACCTCTAATAAAGTCATTTATGAGG GCACGGTTGGAAGATCTTGCAGAAAAAGACGCGACACAGAAATCAGATGCTGCTAGAGAAGCATTTTTAGCAGAACTTGATTTAGACTTGAAAAAGGGCATAGGTGGAGTATCTGATAATACAAAACATCTGCATGAGAAATCTAAGGAGAGAAAGAAGAATAAGGATTCCAGAAAAACCAAGGACCATAAA GTTTCTGGTAGCAGTGAACTGCATATGCTGAACCATGGGACTGCTGAACAGAC AATGTCAGTATTTGCAAGTAATGTGAGTCATCCAGATCTTGAAACTGTTGCTGGGACTGCTATTGAGTCAAATAACCAGGAAGAACTAAGAAGGAAGATCGAGCTTGAAGCAGAAGAAAGGAAACTTGAAGAAACCTTGGATTATCAACGACGAATTGAAAATGAGGCTAAGCAGAAGCACCTCGCTGAGCAACATAAAAAATCTGCAGCAGTTTCAGAGGAGGTGGCAGTTGGATTGCCAGATGATTATTTCACACACAGTGCTAATGATAAAAAGGTGCATGGACAAATAAAACACCGTAGGCAG GAATCGTCGGGTCAGAGTGCTGGATTTTCAAATCTCTCAGAACCTGTGCCTGAAGACCCTGGAGAGGAAGCATCCCAGTTTATTG GCTTACCTGATGAAGCTACTCGAAACAATGGTGTTTTTATTTCCGAGGGGGGACGCAAGGGAAGGAGGGGTAAACGCCATAAAAATTCGACAAACTTGGCTGATGGAAAGTTGCAACCTCTGCCATCTGAGACTGAAATTGCTGAAGCAGGAAGATCCCATTCACATGAAAGTACTCGTG ATGCTGATTCTTCTGAGAGTAATTCAAAAACACTAAGACAAATACATTCAGAGGAGGACGATGAGGAGAGATTTCAAGCGGACCTTCAAAGAGCTGTGCGCCAAAGCCTTG ATACATTCCATGCACACAAGAACTTTCCAAGTTCAAGGATGCCCCGGAAATTATTATCAGAACCGGGTAATGGCGAAGTTTTGTCTCATGAGACTACTAACGAAAGTGTCAATGGGGCAGAAGCATATGGCTTAGGTCTAAAAAATGAAGTCGGGGAATACAATTGTTTTCTAAATGTTATCATACAG TCCTTATGGCACATAACACGTTTTCGTGAAGAGTTCTTGAGAAAATCACTGTCGGGGCATGTTCATGTTGGCGATCCTTGTGTTATTTGTgctttatttgatatttttaatgcCTTGAGCATGGCATCCACAGACTTGAAGAGAGAGGCTGTTGCCCCAACTCCCTTAAGGATTGCTTTAAGCAACCTTTATCCTGAAAGCAACTTCTTTCAAGAG GCTCAAATGAATGATGCGTCTGAagttttaggagtgatatttgACTGTCTACATCGCTCATTCACATCCGGCCTGGATATTTCTAATAATGAAATTGTTGGAAGCAACAACCTGAGTTCATGGGACTGTGCAAATGACGCCTGTGTGGCACACAATCTTTTCGGAATGAATATTTCTGAAAGACTGAACTGCTATAATTGTGGTTTGGAgtcaaaatttatgaaatacacatctttttttcataatataaatGCCAGTGCCCTCCGCACTATAAAG GTTCTGAGTCCTGAAAGTTCCTTCGGTGAGCTTCTTAAATTTGTTGAAATGAATGACCAGTACACTTGTGATCCAGAATCTAAAGGCTGTGGAAAGTTTAACTACAAGCATCATTTCCTTTCGTCCCCGCCTCATGTTTTTACAACAG TTTTGGGATGGCAGAATACATGTGAAAACATTGATGACATTAGAGCTACATTGGCAGCATTAGCTACTGAGATAGACATTGGTGTTCTCTATCAAGGCCTTGATCTGAATAATCGACATTGCTTAATTTCAGTG GTTTGCTATTATGGGCaacattatttttgttttgcatACAGTCATGATCATGAACGGTGGATTATGTATGATGATAAAACCGTCAAG GTGATTGGTGGTTGGGATGATGTTATTCTGATGTGTGAAAGAGGACATCTGCAACCTCAGGTGCTCTTTTTCGAAGATGTAAACTAG